From one Idiomarina sp. X4 genomic stretch:
- the hemF gene encoding oxygen-dependent coproporphyrinogen oxidase, with product MHSSYLTQVKDYLMALQDSICQQLEEADGAERFQEDSWDRPGGGGGRSRILKNGAVFEQGGVGFSHVYGEKMPASATAHRPELEGRDFNACGVSLVLHPKNPFVPTVHMNVRFFIAQKEGEEPVWWFGGGFDLTPFYAFEEDVVGWHKTAKQALDSVDEAFYPEYKQWCDDYFFLKHRNEARGVGGVFFDDLNDRPFEECFSVIKAVGDAFTRAYLPIVERRKETPYTEQHRDFQLYRRGRYVEFNLVWDRGTLFGLQTGGRTESILMSMPPLVRWEYNWTPEPGSPEELLTSYYLQPRDWLAEQ from the coding sequence ATGCATAGTAGCTATTTAACGCAAGTAAAAGACTACTTAATGGCACTGCAGGACAGTATTTGCCAGCAGTTAGAAGAGGCAGACGGTGCAGAAAGGTTTCAGGAAGACAGCTGGGACCGACCAGGCGGGGGCGGCGGGCGCTCTCGTATTTTAAAAAATGGTGCGGTTTTTGAGCAAGGCGGCGTCGGTTTCTCGCATGTGTATGGTGAAAAAATGCCTGCCTCTGCAACCGCGCACCGACCGGAACTGGAAGGTCGTGACTTTAATGCCTGCGGCGTGTCGTTGGTGTTGCACCCTAAAAACCCATTCGTACCAACCGTTCACATGAATGTGCGCTTTTTTATTGCCCAAAAGGAAGGGGAAGAGCCAGTTTGGTGGTTCGGAGGTGGCTTTGATTTAACGCCGTTTTATGCGTTTGAAGAAGACGTCGTTGGCTGGCATAAAACAGCGAAGCAGGCGTTAGACAGCGTTGATGAAGCGTTTTATCCGGAATACAAGCAATGGTGCGACGACTACTTTTTTTTAAAACACCGCAACGAAGCGCGCGGTGTGGGTGGCGTTTTTTTTGATGATTTGAATGACCGGCCATTCGAAGAATGCTTTTCGGTGATAAAGGCGGTGGGCGATGCCTTTACCCGGGCTTATTTGCCGATAGTCGAACGCCGTAAAGAGACCCCTTACACCGAGCAGCACCGAGACTTTCAGCTGTATCGACGTGGGCGTTATGTTGAGTTTAACCTGGTGTGGGACAGAGGAACCCTGTTTGGTCTGCAAACAGGTGGCCGTACCGAGTCCATTTTAATGTCGATGCCTCCGCTTGTGCGCTGGGAGTATAACTGGACGCCAGAGCCTGGTTCCCCCGAAGAGCTGCTAACGTCTTATTATTTGCAACCACGAGATTGGTTGGCAGAGCAATGA
- a CDS encoding L-threonylcarbamoyladenylate synthase, with the protein MSHDWEAAKEAVKTGVIAYPTEAVFGLGCDPSNEVAIQRLLSLKQRPAEKGVILIAADYSQLLPYVDDTAIPQDKRFSVLSHWPGPVTLILPARKTTSRLLTGGRDTIAVRVSAHEAVRELCRELGHALVSTSANLTGEEPARTAEEVTQQFGDKVSWVMDAPTGGAKNPTRIIDPFSNKVLRDDA; encoded by the coding sequence ATGTCTCACGACTGGGAAGCCGCGAAAGAAGCGGTAAAAACCGGGGTGATAGCGTACCCAACAGAAGCCGTTTTTGGGCTTGGCTGTGACCCGTCCAATGAAGTTGCTATTCAACGACTACTCAGCTTGAAGCAGCGCCCTGCAGAAAAAGGCGTTATTTTAATTGCCGCTGACTACAGCCAATTGCTGCCGTATGTTGATGACACGGCCATACCGCAGGATAAACGGTTTTCTGTGCTTTCGCACTGGCCGGGTCCTGTGACGCTTATTCTGCCGGCAAGGAAAACAACGTCGCGACTGCTGACTGGCGGACGAGATACCATTGCTGTGCGTGTTTCCGCCCACGAAGCAGTGCGGGAGTTATGCCGTGAGCTGGGTCATGCGCTGGTGTCCACCAGTGCCAACCTAACCGGCGAAGAGCCGGCACGTACCGCTGAAGAAGTTACGCAGCAGTTTGGTGACAAAGTCAGCTGGGTAATGGATGCTCCAACCGGCGGCGCTAAGAACCCGACTCGTATTATCGACCCATTTAGCAATAAGGTGCTTCGAGACGATGCATAG
- a CDS encoding DNA topoisomerase family protein: MSADERCPRCQRPLVIKHVGHNSFLGCTGYPDCDYKRGLREQFEIEPENLGVPCPECGEELQLKSGRYGLFVGCSNFPDCEFVTEPDADNDDTIQCPECKKGQLRQKTSRRGTVFYACDQYPTCQFTVNQPPVDESCPKCGFALLVKRKTASGMRKVCIQKQCDYKSDTL; this comes from the coding sequence ATGTCCGCTGATGAACGCTGCCCGCGTTGTCAGCGGCCGTTAGTTATAAAACACGTTGGCCATAACAGCTTTTTAGGTTGTACCGGCTACCCAGACTGCGATTACAAGCGTGGCTTAAGAGAACAGTTTGAAATAGAGCCTGAAAACTTAGGCGTTCCCTGTCCTGAGTGTGGCGAAGAACTGCAATTGAAAAGCGGTCGCTATGGCTTATTTGTCGGGTGCAGCAACTTCCCCGACTGTGAATTCGTTACTGAGCCTGATGCGGATAATGACGACACCATTCAATGCCCCGAGTGTAAAAAAGGTCAATTGCGACAAAAAACGTCCCGCCGAGGCACCGTGTTCTATGCCTGTGACCAGTACCCCACCTGCCAATTTACGGTGAATCAGCCGCCGGTGGATGAATCTTGTCCCAAGTGTGGTTTTGCATTGTTAGTGAAGCGCAAAACAGCCTCCGGTATGCGAAAAGTCTGTATACAAAAGCAATGCGACTATAAATCTGACACGCTATAA
- a CDS encoding DUF494 family protein, whose product MFDILMYLFENYIHSEMEVVVDHDELTNELTRAGFREQEIQKALAWLERLADLQELETKSYIDASATQATRIYTADEMTRLDSQCRGFIMYLENLGVLDFATREVVIDRVMELETTRFTLDDLKWVVLMVLFNVPGQEAAYDQMEGLLFEEADGPLH is encoded by the coding sequence ATGTTTGATATCCTCATGTATTTATTTGAAAACTATATCCATTCTGAAATGGAAGTGGTGGTCGATCACGACGAGCTGACCAATGAATTAACGCGCGCTGGTTTCCGTGAACAGGAAATTCAAAAGGCGTTAGCGTGGTTAGAGCGCTTGGCCGACTTACAGGAATTAGAAACCAAATCTTATATTGATGCGTCCGCTACCCAAGCGACTCGCATTTATACAGCCGATGAAATGACTCGCCTGGACAGCCAGTGTCGTGGTTTTATCATGTATCTGGAAAATTTAGGCGTGTTGGACTTTGCCACGCGAGAGGTGGTTATTGACCGTGTCATGGAGCTGGAAACAACCCGCTTTACATTAGACGACCTGAAATGGGTTGTTTTGATGGTGTTGTTTAATGTGCCCGGGCAAGAAGCTGCTTACGACCAAATGGAAGGGCTTCTGTTCGAAGAAGCAGACGGACCCTTACATTAA
- the dprA gene encoding DNA-processing protein DprA: MDAEHLCLLMGASKAPNKVQKAARESTSITELSERWGQSFKPVNPKWINAAKTWAQTERQGVISYFCDDYPEALKSIQNPPWLLYYRGRKELLGGVSVAVVGSRKASHSGLQITDWIAKDLVAAGIVVVSGLAMGIDAQAHKTAADKGKTIAVLGTGIDQYYPRRNKTLQDFIAHQGLLISEFPPGQTARIDHFPRRNRIISGISQAVVVVEAARKSGSLSTAIHGLNEGREVGAVPGSVLMPEHQGCHWLLQQGAKLINTPQDILDWFDVSAAGSVDDNRLNGENESLANCRLFASLNSEPRTIDDMVQLSGLEVAEVMEKIVLYELDGLVAAVPGGYIKVGRR; the protein is encoded by the coding sequence ATGGATGCTGAGCACTTATGTTTATTAATGGGGGCGTCAAAGGCGCCAAACAAGGTACAGAAAGCCGCGAGAGAGAGCACTTCCATTACGGAGTTATCGGAACGATGGGGGCAATCGTTTAAACCGGTCAACCCTAAATGGATAAACGCAGCCAAAACATGGGCACAAACAGAGCGGCAGGGAGTTATTTCTTATTTTTGTGATGACTATCCGGAAGCTTTAAAGTCCATTCAAAATCCTCCGTGGTTGTTGTATTACCGGGGCCGCAAAGAACTACTGGGAGGTGTGAGTGTGGCTGTTGTTGGCAGTCGAAAAGCATCGCATAGTGGTTTGCAAATAACGGATTGGATAGCCAAAGATTTGGTTGCTGCAGGTATCGTCGTGGTGAGCGGTTTGGCGATGGGTATCGACGCGCAGGCGCATAAAACAGCCGCCGATAAAGGTAAAACCATTGCCGTATTGGGAACGGGTATTGATCAGTATTACCCGCGCAGAAATAAAACGCTGCAAGATTTCATTGCTCATCAGGGGCTGCTGATTTCTGAGTTTCCGCCAGGGCAGACAGCCAGAATTGATCACTTCCCCCGTCGTAACCGTATTATTAGTGGTATTAGTCAGGCCGTTGTGGTGGTAGAGGCAGCCCGAAAAAGTGGCTCGTTGTCGACCGCCATTCATGGTCTGAACGAAGGTCGAGAAGTGGGTGCGGTGCCGGGCTCCGTTTTAATGCCGGAGCATCAGGGGTGTCACTGGCTATTGCAGCAAGGCGCTAAGTTGATTAACACGCCTCAGGACATCCTCGATTGGTTTGATGTCAGTGCGGCTGGCTCTGTCGATGACAACCGACTGAACGGCGAGAATGAAAGCTTGGCAAACTGCCGTTTGTTCGCTAGTCTGAATTCAGAGCCACGAACAATTGATGACATGGTACAATTGTCCGGACTCGAGGTTGCTGAAGTCATGGAGAAGATAGTGTTATACGAATTAGATGGACTTGTGGCAGCCGTACCAGGCGGTTATATCAAAGTGGGGAGGCGCTAA
- the def gene encoding peptide deformylase, giving the protein MAKMTVLKYPDERLRKVAQVIPKVDDTIRAVIDDMFETMYDEQGVGLAATQVDVHQRLFVADCSEDQNEPLVFINPEITKAEGHFKNDEGCLSFPGVYAKVERAETITVKALDKNGEEFSLNAEGLLAICIQHEIDHLNGKLFVDYLSPLKRERIRKKLEKEQRLAEKFASEAQ; this is encoded by the coding sequence ATGGCAAAAATGACAGTTCTTAAATATCCCGACGAACGTTTACGTAAAGTCGCACAAGTAATTCCGAAAGTAGACGATACTATTCGTGCGGTTATCGATGATATGTTCGAAACCATGTACGACGAACAAGGTGTCGGACTGGCCGCAACGCAGGTGGATGTGCATCAGCGTTTATTCGTCGCCGATTGCAGCGAAGATCAAAATGAGCCGTTAGTGTTCATTAATCCGGAAATCACCAAGGCCGAAGGTCATTTTAAAAATGACGAAGGCTGCCTGTCGTTCCCGGGGGTTTACGCCAAAGTTGAACGAGCCGAAACCATTACCGTCAAAGCGTTAGATAAAAACGGTGAAGAGTTCTCACTGAATGCAGAAGGCTTACTGGCTATTTGTATTCAACACGAAATAGACCATTTAAACGGCAAATTGTTTGTCGATTATCTGTCCCCGCTAAAACGTGAGCGCATTCGCAAAAAACTGGAAAAAGAGCAGCGTTTAGCTGAAAAATTTGCGTCGGAAGCCCAATAA